From one Anopheles bellator chromosome 1, idAnoBellAS_SP24_06.2, whole genome shotgun sequence genomic stretch:
- the LOC131205651 gene encoding uncharacterized protein LOC131205651, with product MSQRSSVTLHDSSIQPDSTMSFETTAFFDWASGTGASIWEAVARNFSYAGPFGPTGPIGKSRNGTVQEESRLDLLLSPTQFGIVSGLVLFLFLRHKMIRWREEHDDLKFTSGAMDMRRAIYTFLAFLEFVLISPLLVGVILVFKFYRTAIELVLRQRHGNHFKGLLDGADVVWAIENENSRGMINILTHVEEPSGGHHSTISAEILLTLRKRISSRLMGYYQPHPKMFWKRNVELGYYFWSDQSQLTVEDYIRYLELVPLSEGQSHIEEHHLRTLLSAINNRNLPAAHTSSWEVLVGRQPIIDESKHILKYPILFRVHHSLGDGVALMRLLLESIVDREVPSRWKYLSKLKVMNINYILENNNTSAHQNLYKQETRSVRLWKKLPSVADLVMQMDRMRRILWTIYTAPAFFHDVSRRQVDSNCIHATKMSHEKVVSWLYEENTGHTMVDIIKRTKRLLPGTRFSDVFLAALSSSLEQYFRNRCDQLPPAQSLTVVLPARIEKESPHLKLHNRFSVALQTLPIASGICLEDSNRCLALRKRILAIKSHSDALRSSSDYMINFWIMSKMTCLFPEAILRRILKSAHSTIAISNLPGPQQLPRIQGRELKNLSFFIPNLGTTAVGITLLTYGGKLQLGILADRAVIGTEDEAHSILQGAVDELEKMGHLLTEGL from the exons ATGTCGCAACGAAGTTCAGTGACGCTCCACGACTCCAGCATACAACCTGATTCTACAATGAGTTTCGAAACAACCGCATTCTTCGACTGGGCATCCGGCACAGGTGCCTCCATCTGGGAAGCTGTGGCACGCAACTTCAGCTATGCTGGCCCCTTTGGTCCAACCGGTCCAATTGGAAAGAGCAGAAACGGAACCGTGCAGGAAGAAAGTCGGCTTGATCTTCTGCTATCACCAACTCAGTTCGGTATCGTTTCGGGATTGgtactgtttttgtttttacgacACAAAATGATCCGGTGGAGAGAGGAACACGACGACTTAAAGTTTACCAGTGGTGCGATGGATATGCGGCGAGCCATCTACACGTTCCTCGCGTTTCTTGAGTTTGTGTTAATTTCGCCATTGCTTGTTGGCGTGATTCTGGTGTTTAAGTTCTATCGCACGGCTATCGAACTCGTGCTACGACAACGTCACGGAAACCACTTCAAAGGGCTTTTGGACGGAGCGGACGTTGTGTGGgcaatcgaaaatgaaaactccCGCGGAATGATCAACATCCTGACACACGTTGAAGAACCGTCCGGTGGCCATCACTCGACCATTAGTGCAGAAATTCTGCTCACCCTGCGTAAACGTATTTCGTCACGGCTGATGGGCTACTATCAGCCCCATCCCAAAATGTTCTGGAAGCGCAACGTAGAACTGGGCTATTACTTTTGGTCTGATCAGTCTCAACTCACCGTAGAAGATTACATACGGTACCTGGAGCTCGTTCCGTTATCGGAAGGGCAATCGCACATCGAGGAACACCATTTGAGGACATTGCTAAGTGCAATCAACAACCGTAACCTTCCTGCCGCTCATACTTCGTCCTGGGAAGTTCTCGTTGGCCGCCAACCGATAATCGATGAAAGCAAACACATTTTGAAATATCCG ATACTTTTCCGTGTCCATCATTCGCTGGGCGATGGTGTGGCGCTAATGCGTCTGCTGTTGGAATCGATCGTTGATAGGGAGGTACCATCACGCTGGAAATACTTATCCAAGCTTAAAGTGATGAACATCAACTACATTCTTGAGAACAACAACACATCGGCACATCAAAATCTATACAAACAGGAAACTCGCAGCGTTCGTTTATGGAAAAAGCTTCCTTCTGTCGCAGATTTGGTAATGCAGATGGACCGGATGCGACGGATTCTGTGGACCATTTATACAGCACCGGCATTTTTTCACGATGTGTCGAGACGACAGGTGGATAGTAATTGCATTCATGCAACAAAAATGTCGCACGAAAAGGTGGTCAGTTGGCTGTATGAGGAAAACACCGGTCACACGATGGTTGACATCATTAAACGTACCAAACGGCTATTGCCGGGTACAAGATTTTCAGACGTATTCCTGGCGGCATTATCATCCAGTTTGGAGCAGTACTTCAGGAACCGATGCGACCAACTCCCCCCTGCTCAAAGCCTCACTGTAGTGCTTCCTGCCAGAATCGAGAAAGAAT CTCCCCACTTGAAGCTACACAATCGTTTTTCGGTGGCACTTCAAACATTGCCCATCGCATCCGGTATATGCTTAGAGGACTCCAACCGCTGTCTCGCACTTCGAAAGCGCATCCTTGCTATAAAGAGCCATTCGGACGCGTTACGCTCTTCGTCCGATTACATG ATAAACTTTTGGATCATGTCGAAAATGACTTGTCTCTTCCCGGAGGCCATCCTACGAAGGATTCTCAAAAGCGCACACAGCACAATAGCGATCTCGAATCTGCCGGGCCCGCAACAACTACCCCGCATCCAAGGACGCGAACTAAAAAATCTGAGTTTCTTCATTCCGAATCTAGGCACTACCGCCGTGGGAATCACGCTCCTCACGTACGGTGGTAAGCTACAGTTGGGCATACTTGCCGACAGAGCTGTTATTGGCACCGAAGACGAAGCTCACAGCATTCTGCAGGGGGCGGTCGATGAGCTGGAAAAAATGGGTCACTTGCTGACGGAAGGGCTATGA